Proteins encoded in a region of the Novibacillus thermophilus genome:
- a CDS encoding ArsR/SmtB family transcription factor: MSEERCEIYCYDEEKVKRVQTSLETVDPVDTAQLFKALADPTRLKIAYALVQEDELCVCDVANIIDSTLATASHHLRLLRNMGLAKYRKEGKLVFYSLDDDHVRQFVQLAFEHQKEMTSNGASTR, encoded by the coding sequence TTGAGTGAAGAACGCTGTGAAATATATTGTTATGACGAAGAAAAGGTCAAGCGAGTTCAAACTTCCTTAGAAACGGTTGATCCTGTAGATACAGCCCAACTGTTTAAAGCACTCGCAGATCCAACTCGTTTAAAAATTGCATATGCCTTAGTACAAGAGGATGAGCTTTGTGTCTGTGACGTAGCGAATATCATTGATTCCACGTTGGCTACGGCTTCCCATCATTTACGTTTGCTACGAAATATGGGATTGGCAAAGTATCGGAAAGAAGGGAAATTAGTCTTTTATTCCCTTGATGATGATCATGTAAGGCAATTTGTTCAGTTGGCGTTTGAACATCAGAAGGAGATGACTAGCAATGGAGCAAGCACAAGATAA
- the istA gene encoding IS21 family transposase, protein MIKNGEFFMIKDMKQKGMNITQIANELGRDRKTIRRWLEEDAPRSYHRIKKQPSKLDPYKDYIRQRMEEGCLNGAVILDEIRANGYTGGATLLRDFMRPLRPVIGEKATVRFETPPGEQAQVDWGRVSVDWNGRKKRLYIFTMVLCYSRMLYVEFTEDEKLETLMGCHLRAMQYFNGITRTVLYDNMKTVVTGQDENGGVIWNERFAAFAAHHGFILKRCQPYRARTKGKVENGVKYVKHNFWPRVREFEGLHDLNLQARRWMDTVANVRVHGTTHEVPLERWRKEGLKRFNFVPFETVERHRRKVSADSLVSYQANRYSVPFEWVGQTVSLQDDKNGWIRIYAGGTLIAEHMKASGRHQVVFHLEHIKGLRQHPTRRPAEYQPRLVSSPVPEVSERSLEDYDQFAEEAAILS, encoded by the coding sequence ATGATCAAGAATGGGGAGTTTTTTATGATCAAAGACATGAAGCAAAAGGGGATGAACATTACCCAAATCGCTAATGAACTGGGGCGCGATCGCAAAACAATTCGGCGCTGGCTGGAGGAAGATGCCCCACGGAGCTATCACCGAATAAAGAAACAGCCAAGTAAGTTGGATCCGTACAAAGACTACATTCGTCAGCGGATGGAGGAGGGATGCCTGAACGGTGCCGTAATTCTCGATGAAATCCGCGCCAATGGTTACACAGGTGGCGCGACCTTGCTACGAGACTTCATGCGCCCGCTTCGCCCGGTCATCGGGGAAAAGGCCACCGTTCGCTTTGAAACACCGCCCGGCGAACAAGCCCAAGTGGATTGGGGGCGTGTCAGCGTCGACTGGAACGGCCGAAAAAAACGGTTGTACATCTTTACCATGGTCCTGTGCTACTCGCGGATGCTATACGTCGAATTTACGGAAGACGAGAAACTGGAAACCCTCATGGGTTGCCATCTACGCGCGATGCAGTATTTTAACGGGATCACACGAACGGTTCTGTACGACAACATGAAAACGGTGGTGACCGGTCAGGATGAGAACGGGGGAGTCATTTGGAACGAGCGGTTTGCGGCCTTTGCCGCACATCACGGCTTCATCCTCAAACGCTGTCAACCTTACCGCGCCCGAACAAAAGGGAAAGTGGAAAACGGCGTGAAATACGTCAAACACAACTTCTGGCCGCGTGTGCGGGAATTCGAGGGCCTTCACGACCTGAACCTACAGGCACGGCGCTGGATGGATACCGTGGCAAACGTGCGGGTGCACGGCACGACCCATGAAGTCCCGCTGGAACGTTGGCGCAAAGAGGGACTGAAACGTTTTAACTTCGTGCCGTTTGAAACCGTCGAACGCCATCGCCGCAAAGTGAGCGCCGACAGTTTAGTCTCGTACCAGGCGAATCGTTATTCCGTTCCGTTTGAATGGGTCGGGCAAACCGTGTCTCTTCAAGATGACAAAAACGGCTGGATCCGGATTTACGCAGGTGGGACACTCATCGCGGAGCACATGAAAGCGAGCGGCCGCCATCAAGTCGTCTTCCATCTTGAACATATAAAAGGGCTCCGGCAACATCCCACAAGGCGGCCTGCCGAATACCAACCGCGCCTTGTGTCGTCACCGGTGCCGGAAGTGAGCGAACGATCCCTTGAAGATTACGATCAGTTCGCGGAAGAGGCGGCGATCCTGTCATGA
- a CDS encoding IS1380 family transposase produces the protein MHSVNEQTMHFNKSVKVNFEGGNLTSDAGWLLYKEFDEKIGLSQAITDHLNVNDPNSHHIHFNDDVIIQKIYQHIAGYHADDHADELRHEPVLTTILGKEVLASQPTISRLNQKLDKETMKQLQSVNSLMQKRVDIIQPKENIMMDLDSTNLATYGEQHGSAFNTHYQAQGYHPLMMFDGLTGDCLKAELRAGHVYTSRQVVRFVGPEIKRYRKQSPWATLCIRGDSGFAIPALYQLAETHDVHYVIRLKANNVLKQKAQPFEDELWKRFDLNTTEAKVFYTSFDYQARAWDKPRRVVVKMEKPEGELFFTYTFIVTNMGLSPKNIVKLYANRGTMENFIKEAKNGFAFDQMSSPSFYSNATKLQLMVLAYNFNNWFRRLCLPRTMNKNRIDNIRLKLLKIAGKLVRSGRYLTFKLCSSCLYQKAYWQTLRTIHHLPRFG, from the coding sequence ATGCATAGTGTAAACGAGCAGACCATGCATTTCAACAAAAGTGTGAAAGTCAATTTTGAAGGTGGAAACCTGACCTCAGATGCCGGTTGGTTACTGTATAAAGAATTTGATGAAAAAATCGGGCTCAGTCAAGCGATCACGGATCACCTCAATGTGAATGATCCAAACAGTCATCACATCCATTTTAACGATGACGTCATCATCCAAAAGATCTATCAGCACATTGCCGGGTATCATGCGGATGATCATGCCGATGAATTACGTCATGAACCTGTGTTGACCACCATTTTGGGTAAAGAAGTCCTGGCTTCTCAACCGACCATTTCCCGGCTAAATCAGAAATTGGATAAGGAAACGATGAAGCAGTTGCAATCGGTCAATTCACTGATGCAAAAACGAGTCGATATCATCCAACCCAAGGAAAACATCATGATGGATCTGGACTCGACCAACTTGGCCACCTATGGTGAACAGCATGGATCCGCCTTTAACACGCATTATCAAGCCCAGGGTTACCATCCCCTGATGATGTTTGATGGACTGACTGGAGATTGTCTCAAAGCAGAACTGCGCGCTGGTCATGTGTACACATCCCGGCAAGTCGTCCGCTTTGTCGGCCCTGAAATCAAGCGATATCGGAAGCAAAGTCCATGGGCAACGCTATGCATACGCGGGGACAGCGGTTTTGCCATCCCGGCTCTCTATCAATTGGCGGAAACACATGATGTCCACTATGTGATCCGTTTAAAAGCAAACAACGTGTTGAAACAAAAAGCACAGCCATTTGAAGATGAACTCTGGAAACGGTTTGATCTGAACACGACAGAAGCCAAGGTGTTTTACACATCATTTGACTACCAGGCACGTGCTTGGGATAAGCCGCGTCGTGTGGTGGTCAAGATGGAGAAACCGGAAGGTGAGCTTTTCTTCACCTACACCTTCATCGTGACCAACATGGGGCTCTCACCCAAAAACATCGTCAAGCTTTATGCGAACCGTGGCACGATGGAAAACTTTATCAAAGAAGCCAAGAACGGCTTTGCTTTCGATCAGATGAGCAGTCCATCGTTTTACAGCAACGCCACAAAGCTGCAACTCATGGTGCTCGCCTATAACTTCAACAACTGGTTTCGTCGACTGTGTCTACCTAGAACGATGAACAAAAATCGTATCGACAACATCCGTTTGAAGTTGCTTAAGATCGCGGGAAAGCTGGTTCGTTCAGGCAGATATCTGACATTTAAACTGTGCAGCAGTTGTCTGTATCAAAAGGCTTATTGGCAGACTTTACGAACCATCCATCACCTCCCACGGTTTGGTTGA
- a CDS encoding helix-turn-helix domain-containing protein — protein MVWLAISFKPLWVTLAHKGLTKKDLMEKCKIYPSTVSRMTHNQSVSLRVIERICTGLNCRIEHVVEITPDQPEEKQYT, from the coding sequence GTGGTTTGGTTGGCAATTTCGTTTAAACCTCTGTGGGTCACTTTGGCCCATAAAGGATTAACTAAAAAAGACTTAATGGAAAAATGCAAGATATATCCAAGTACCGTCTCGCGCATGACACACAATCAGTCTGTGTCATTGCGTGTCATCGAACGTATTTGTACCGGGCTTAATTGCCGGATAGAGCATGTAGTAGAAATTACTCCTGATCAACCGGAAGAGAAACAGTATACATAA
- a CDS encoding ATP-binding protein, translating to MNEDRLQAAFKQLGWVRIPEILHQHAEEAAKHNIAYTEFLDNLIQEELMAKQDRLIQTRKRLARLPFHKTLEDFEFSFQPSIDEKRVRELATLRFMGHQENLVFLGPPGVGKTHLAVAIGLEAIKARHTVYFTTAHDMIQVLEEAHHRNQIHKKLQVYTKPDLLIIDEMGYRRMDETAAHFFFQIISER from the coding sequence ATGAATGAGGATCGCCTGCAAGCGGCGTTCAAACAACTGGGTTGGGTGAGAATTCCGGAAATCCTCCACCAACACGCTGAAGAAGCCGCCAAGCACAATATAGCGTATACCGAGTTCCTTGACAATCTCATACAGGAAGAATTAATGGCGAAACAGGATCGACTCATCCAAACAAGGAAACGCCTTGCCCGCCTCCCGTTTCATAAAACCCTTGAGGACTTTGAGTTTTCCTTTCAGCCCTCGATTGACGAAAAAAGGGTGCGGGAACTCGCTACCTTACGGTTTATGGGCCATCAAGAGAACCTCGTGTTTCTCGGCCCGCCGGGTGTTGGAAAGACCCACCTAGCGGTAGCGATCGGTCTTGAAGCAATTAAAGCGCGTCATACCGTCTACTTCACCACGGCTCATGACATGATCCAGGTGTTGGAAGAGGCGCACCATCGCAACCAAATCCACAAGAAGTTACAGGTATATACCAAGCCGGATCTATTGATCATCGACGAAATGGGTTACCGTCGGATGGATGAAACAGCGGCCCACTTCTTTTTTCAAATCATATCCGAACGCTAG
- a CDS encoding IS110 family transposase, whose product MNYNRNKKLKQITPETLVVGIDIAKEKHVARAVDDRGYEFGKRLVFENNITGFERLLAWVSEKQQAYEKTHVILGCEPTGHYWFNLAYFAKAKEIPFVVVNPMHVKKAKELDDNSPSKTDTKDAHVIAQLITDGRYAVPNLQEGVYAELREGLKIRDQLSKDLQIITGRIDNWLDRYFPEFRRVFKDWDGKAAWYTLSHFPLPAEITAISAEDLVREWKQVAQRGIGIKRAHTLRQAAERSIGLTVGTRMAKRALQSLLKQYEHLQESIASIDEEMEQLVKVIPGTEEMIAMKGVNVLTVATFFGEVGDIAHYEHPRQIQRLAGLSLTVHQSGKCKGQTHITKRGRRRLRKALYLVVRPLVVHNAAFKALHEYYTTRQEHPLKKQESLIALSCKLIRVFFAMAKKRYRFDGEKMLRDMPQFSIQEAA is encoded by the coding sequence GTGAATTATAACCGGAATAAGAAATTGAAGCAAATCACACCGGAGACATTAGTTGTAGGGATTGACATTGCGAAAGAAAAGCACGTCGCCCGAGCAGTCGATGACCGAGGGTATGAGTTTGGTAAGCGATTGGTTTTTGAAAACAACATAACGGGCTTTGAGCGATTATTAGCTTGGGTGTCCGAGAAGCAACAGGCATATGAAAAAACACATGTGATCCTCGGTTGTGAACCGACCGGACACTATTGGTTCAATCTCGCCTATTTCGCCAAGGCGAAAGAAATCCCGTTTGTCGTCGTCAATCCGATGCATGTGAAAAAAGCGAAGGAGCTCGATGACAATTCGCCATCTAAAACAGATACAAAAGACGCCCACGTCATCGCCCAATTGATCACAGACGGCCGATACGCCGTACCGAACCTGCAAGAGGGTGTATATGCCGAACTGCGGGAAGGCCTTAAAATTCGCGATCAGCTGTCGAAAGATTTGCAGATCATCACCGGTCGGATTGACAACTGGCTCGATCGTTATTTTCCGGAATTCCGGAGAGTGTTTAAAGATTGGGATGGCAAAGCCGCTTGGTACACCCTGAGCCATTTCCCATTGCCGGCAGAGATCACTGCCATATCGGCAGAAGACCTGGTGAGGGAGTGGAAACAGGTCGCCCAGCGAGGCATCGGAATCAAACGGGCCCATACACTGCGGCAAGCAGCTGAGCGTTCCATCGGATTAACCGTCGGAACGCGGATGGCCAAACGTGCCCTGCAAAGTTTGCTCAAACAATACGAGCATCTTCAAGAAAGCATCGCAAGCATCGATGAAGAGATGGAGCAGCTGGTCAAAGTGATTCCAGGAACTGAAGAGATGATCGCCATGAAGGGCGTTAACGTTTTGACCGTGGCCACCTTTTTCGGCGAGGTTGGAGACATCGCCCACTATGAACATCCACGCCAGATCCAACGCCTTGCCGGGCTGAGCTTAACCGTACACCAATCGGGGAAATGCAAAGGTCAGACCCACATCACCAAGCGTGGACGCAGGCGACTGCGCAAAGCCTTATATCTCGTGGTTCGTCCGCTCGTTGTGCATAATGCGGCCTTTAAAGCCTTGCACGAATACTATACAACGCGGCAAGAACACCCGCTTAAGAAACAAGAATCGCTCATTGCCCTGAGTTGTAAACTCATCCGCGTGTTTTTTGCAATGGCCAAGAAACGATACCGGTTTGACGGCGAGAAAATGCTGCGAGACATGCCTCAGTTTTCCATACAGGAAGCAGCTTAA
- a CDS encoding heavy metal translocating P-type ATPase: protein MEQAQDKKVYRVQGFTCANCAAQFEKNVKDIPGVTDAKVNFGASKISVYGAEPTIEQLEKAGSFENLKVVPENQEIQVERVPFWKNQENIRLLFSLAFLLAGWGASEFYGEEGLLTILLYASSILIGGYRLFIKGIQNLFRLQFDMGTLMTIAIIGAAAIGEWGEGATVVILFAISEALERYSMDKARQSIRSLMDIAPKQALIRRGDEELTVPVDEIQIGDIMIVKPGQKLAMDGVVVKGTSSINQAAITGESIPVAKTVDDEVFAGTLNEEGLLEVKVTKRVEDTTIAKIIHLVEEAQAERAPSQAFVDRFAKIYTPAILVAGLLLAVVPPLLFNADWSDWIYRGLALLVVGCPCALVISTPVSIVTAIGNAARNGVLIKGGIHLEEAGALSAIAFDKTGTLTKGVPAVTDIVAFVKEKEDEYLAITAAIEKNSQHPLASAIVRKAEEKGMDIQSLAVEDFTSITGKGVQAKVQGTLYYVGSPALFNELLPNGLSEDQSDLILQLQTQGKTVMVLGTEMEALALIAVADEVRESSKDVIQQLHQLGIKKTVMLTGDNEATAKAIGERLGVGEIQADLLPHQKLEFIKQLRSDGSRVAMVGDGVNDAPALASSTVGIAMGGAGTDTALETADIALMADDLRKLPFTIKLSRQALRIIKQNITFSLAIKAVALLLIVPGWLTLWMAIFADMGATLIVTLNGLRLLKVKE, encoded by the coding sequence ATGGAGCAAGCACAAGATAAAAAAGTATATCGGGTTCAAGGTTTTACTTGTGCGAACTGTGCAGCGCAGTTTGAGAAAAACGTAAAAGACATACCCGGTGTGACAGATGCAAAGGTCAACTTTGGAGCCTCTAAAATCTCGGTATATGGGGCTGAACCCACGATTGAGCAATTAGAGAAAGCAGGGTCTTTTGAGAATCTGAAAGTCGTTCCTGAGAATCAAGAAATCCAAGTGGAACGTGTTCCTTTCTGGAAAAACCAAGAGAACATCCGACTCCTTTTTTCCCTTGCTTTTCTGTTAGCAGGTTGGGGAGCCAGCGAGTTTTATGGCGAAGAGGGCTTACTTACGATTCTTCTTTATGCTTCCTCGATTCTCATTGGTGGATACCGACTTTTTATCAAAGGAATCCAAAACTTATTCCGTCTCCAGTTTGATATGGGTACGTTGATGACGATTGCCATTATAGGAGCAGCGGCGATTGGTGAATGGGGAGAAGGAGCCACCGTTGTCATCCTGTTTGCCATTAGTGAAGCCTTAGAACGATATTCGATGGACAAAGCCCGTCAATCCATTCGCTCTCTGATGGACATTGCTCCTAAACAAGCTCTGATCCGACGTGGAGACGAAGAATTAACGGTTCCAGTGGACGAGATTCAAATTGGGGATATCATGATCGTCAAGCCTGGGCAGAAGTTAGCTATGGATGGGGTTGTGGTGAAAGGAACCTCTTCCATCAATCAGGCAGCCATTACAGGTGAGTCGATCCCCGTTGCCAAAACAGTTGATGATGAGGTTTTTGCCGGAACGTTGAATGAAGAAGGTCTATTGGAAGTGAAAGTAACGAAGCGGGTTGAGGATACTACGATCGCAAAGATCATTCATTTGGTTGAAGAAGCACAAGCGGAACGGGCTCCTTCTCAAGCGTTTGTGGATCGATTTGCGAAAATCTATACTCCTGCGATCTTAGTGGCTGGTTTGCTACTAGCGGTTGTCCCGCCTCTTCTCTTCAATGCAGATTGGAGTGATTGGATTTATCGTGGGCTAGCTCTGCTAGTGGTTGGATGTCCTTGTGCCTTAGTCATTTCAACACCTGTTTCGATTGTGACAGCGATTGGAAATGCGGCTCGAAATGGAGTTCTCATTAAAGGTGGGATTCATTTAGAAGAGGCAGGAGCACTCTCTGCCATCGCCTTCGATAAGACAGGAACCTTAACGAAAGGTGTCCCTGCGGTAACAGACATCGTGGCATTTGTGAAAGAAAAAGAGGATGAATACTTAGCGATTACAGCTGCCATCGAGAAAAACTCCCAACATCCTCTTGCTTCCGCGATTGTTCGAAAAGCAGAAGAAAAAGGAATGGATATTCAATCATTGGCAGTAGAAGACTTTACCTCCATTACGGGTAAAGGGGTTCAAGCCAAAGTCCAAGGAACCCTTTATTATGTGGGAAGTCCAGCTTTGTTCAATGAGTTATTACCTAACGGGTTGTCTGAGGATCAGTCTGACTTGATTCTTCAACTCCAAACTCAAGGAAAAACGGTCATGGTTTTGGGAACTGAAATGGAGGCTCTTGCTCTGATTGCGGTGGCAGATGAAGTTCGTGAAAGCAGTAAAGACGTGATTCAACAACTTCACCAATTAGGAATTAAGAAAACCGTGATGTTGACGGGTGATAACGAAGCAACTGCAAAGGCGATTGGGGAGCGTTTAGGAGTCGGAGAAATTCAAGCTGATCTTCTTCCGCATCAAAAGTTAGAGTTTATCAAGCAACTTCGCTCAGATGGTTCCAGAGTTGCGATGGTCGGTGACGGAGTCAATGATGCTCCAGCTCTCGCATCATCAACCGTAGGAATTGCCATGGGTGGAGCTGGTACAGACACTGCCTTGGAAACAGCGGATATCGCTCTCATGGCAGATGATCTACGAAAACTACCATTTACCATCAAATTAAGCCGTCAAGCGCTACGCATTATTAAGCAAAACATTACATTCTCTTTAGCGATTAAAGCAGTAGCCCTATTACTCATTGTTCCAGGGTGGCTCACTCTCTGGATGGCGATCTTCGCTGATATGGGAGCGACCTTGATTGTAACCTTAAATGGACTGAGATTGTTAAAGGTGAAGGAGTAA
- a CDS encoding IS1380 family transposase, whose amino-acid sequence MATYGEQHGSAFNTHYQAQGYHPLMMFDGLTGDCLKAELRAGHVYTSRQVVRFVGPEIKRYRKQSPWATLCIRGDSGFAIPALYQLAETHDVHYVIRLKANNVLKQKAQPFEDELWKRFDLNTTEAKVFYTSFDYQARAWDKPRRVVVKMEKPEGELFFTYTFIVTNMGLSPKNIVKLYANRGTMENFIKEAKNGFAFDQMSSPSFYSNATKLQLMVLAYNFNNWFRRLCLPRTMNKNRIDNIRLKLLKIAGKLVRSGRYLTFKLCSSCLYQKAYWQTLRTIHHLPRLG is encoded by the coding sequence TTGGCCACCTATGGTGAACAGCATGGATCCGCCTTTAACACGCATTATCAAGCCCAGGGTTACCATCCCCTGATGATGTTTGATGGACTGACTGGAGATTGTCTCAAAGCAGAACTGCGCGCTGGTCATGTGTACACATCCCGGCAAGTCGTCCGCTTTGTCGGCCCTGAAATCAAGCGATATCGGAAGCAAAGTCCATGGGCAACGCTATGCATACGCGGGGACAGCGGTTTTGCCATCCCGGCTCTCTATCAATTGGCGGAAACACATGATGTCCACTATGTGATCCGTTTAAAAGCAAACAACGTGTTGAAACAAAAAGCACAGCCATTTGAAGATGAACTCTGGAAACGGTTTGATCTGAACACGACAGAAGCCAAGGTGTTTTACACATCATTTGACTACCAGGCACGTGCTTGGGATAAGCCACGTCGTGTGGTGGTCAAGATGGAGAAACCGGAAGGTGAGCTTTTCTTCACCTACACCTTCATCGTGACCAACATGGGGCTCTCACCCAAAAACATCGTCAAGCTTTATGCGAACCGTGGCACGATGGAAAACTTTATCAAAGAAGCCAAGAACGGCTTTGCTTTCGATCAGATGAGCAGTCCATCGTTTTACAGCAACGCCACAAAGCTGCAACTCATGGTGCTCGCCTATAACTTCAACAACTGGTTTCGTCGACTGTGTCTACCTAGAACGATGAACAAAAATCGTATCGACAACATCCGTTTGAAGTTGCTTAAGATCGCGGGAAAGCTGGTTCGTTCAGGCAGATATCTGACATTTAAACTGTGCAGCAGTTGTCTGTATCAAAAGGCTTATTGGCAGACTTTACGAACCATCCATCACCTCCCACGGCTTGGTTGA
- a CDS encoding tyrosine-type recombinase/integrase has protein sequence MSKQITLTDYYAYLEKKGLSKSTVATYRSSINRFVAWLEQKEAHEMADGGLTALQKAFQKHIQLFKKTAGKDLKLKAGTINLTIRHLKQCFSWMLANKLVPDNPAQEIKYIPEDRLKTKWITEQQERKLFAELRLLLGNPKQYRKVIREYAMIALMYFTSARVEELCNIKLVDIQINERSGWVYLYGKDNKQRKVDLNKSIRKLLTQYLNEYEGSLKSGYLFDSQRSGQVTTRAVQYIVENYAKRLNMSNLTCHALRHTCLHNLVKAGVPLSTVAEIAGHLKADGTPNIDMTLRYIKPGEEEKADAMEMISWD, from the coding sequence ATGAGCAAACAAATCACACTGACCGATTATTATGCCTATTTGGAGAAGAAAGGATTGAGTAAATCGACTGTCGCAACTTATAGATCATCCATCAACCGTTTCGTTGCTTGGTTGGAACAGAAAGAGGCTCACGAAATGGCAGATGGAGGGCTGACTGCCTTGCAAAAGGCGTTTCAAAAACATATCCAACTGTTCAAAAAAACAGCAGGAAAAGATCTGAAATTAAAAGCAGGAACTATCAACCTTACCATTCGTCATTTAAAGCAGTGCTTCTCATGGATGTTAGCAAATAAGCTGGTTCCAGATAATCCAGCCCAGGAAATCAAGTATATCCCAGAGGATCGATTAAAGACAAAATGGATCACAGAACAACAGGAGCGCAAATTATTTGCAGAATTACGGTTACTCCTAGGCAATCCGAAACAGTATCGGAAAGTGATTCGTGAATATGCCATGATCGCACTGATGTATTTCACCAGCGCGCGAGTAGAAGAATTATGCAATATTAAATTGGTCGACATTCAAATCAATGAGAGATCTGGCTGGGTTTACTTATATGGAAAAGACAACAAGCAGCGCAAAGTAGACCTAAACAAATCCATCCGCAAATTATTGACACAATATTTAAACGAGTATGAAGGTAGCTTAAAAAGTGGATATCTCTTTGATTCACAACGGTCAGGTCAAGTGACCACTAGGGCGGTTCAGTATATCGTCGAAAATTACGCCAAACGACTCAATATGTCAAATCTCACTTGTCATGCATTACGGCATACCTGTTTACACAATCTTGTAAAGGCTGGAGTCCCTCTTTCAACCGTTGCGGAGATCGCTGGTCATTTGAAAGCAGATGGTACGCCTAATATTGATATGACTTTACGTTATATCAAACCTGGAGAAGAAGAAAAAGCTGATGCAATGGAAATGATTAGTTGGGATTAA
- the dnaN gene encoding DNA polymerase III subunit beta, which translates to MFVTVQKSVLAEALAKAARMVAKGDTIPILNCIKFTATDEGIRLVGGNTAHTIEVHIPADNDSVIIEKTGSIVLPALLREIVRKLEQEDVTIQTNGDLITTIKSGEATFQLNGIDPEEYPSQTLKNAGRGAFTLTGEKLKDFVAKTAHSASKSGTRPVLEGVFVQTGEGKLKFTATDSHRLSLIERLEKTKEPLEAIVHRDSFVELVRVVDEQDEVEITLADNWLVAETKGMIFRSRLLEGNYPNVDRVIPQDYTTKVGLNRSELLSALDRLSILTSNKVVKMSVKEIDISHVVELETAEAEKGSAQEMLFVEGFEGELLEISFNAGYAIEALKALEDTDVIFGFTGEHSPFTIMPKNEAGELQLILPVRAS; encoded by the coding sequence ATGTTTGTAACTGTCCAAAAATCTGTATTGGCGGAAGCTTTGGCAAAAGCGGCTCGTATGGTAGCGAAAGGGGATACCATACCAATCCTTAACTGCATCAAATTCACTGCGACAGACGAGGGTATCCGCTTAGTTGGCGGGAATACGGCACACACCATCGAAGTTCACATTCCGGCAGACAACGACAGCGTCATCATCGAAAAAACCGGAAGTATCGTGTTGCCGGCGTTGCTTCGTGAAATTGTCCGGAAGTTGGAGCAAGAGGATGTCACCATTCAGACGAATGGTGATTTGATCACAACCATCAAGTCCGGGGAAGCAACTTTTCAGCTCAATGGGATTGATCCCGAAGAATATCCATCCCAGACTCTTAAGAATGCGGGACGCGGAGCGTTCACTTTAACGGGTGAAAAGCTGAAAGATTTCGTCGCCAAAACTGCACACTCCGCAAGCAAATCTGGCACAAGACCGGTTTTGGAAGGGGTGTTCGTACAGACAGGTGAAGGAAAATTAAAATTCACTGCCACAGATTCCCACCGCCTGTCATTGATCGAACGGTTGGAAAAAACAAAAGAACCCTTGGAAGCTATTGTACACCGAGACTCTTTCGTCGAACTCGTTCGGGTTGTGGACGAGCAAGATGAGGTGGAAATCACCCTGGCGGACAACTGGCTTGTTGCTGAGACCAAGGGAATGATTTTTCGCTCCCGTCTTCTTGAGGGAAATTATCCCAATGTGGATCGAGTTATCCCTCAAGATTATACAACAAAGGTAGGTCTAAACCGATCAGAACTTCTCTCTGCTCTGGATCGCCTTTCAATTTTAACGTCTAACAAGGTTGTTAAAATGTCTGTGAAAGAAATAGACATTAGTCATGTCGTCGAATTAGAAACCGCAGAAGCAGAGAAAGGTTCAGCTCAAGAAATGTTATTCGTTGAAGGTTTTGAGGGCGAGTTGCTGGAAATTTCCTTCAACGCCGGATATGCGATTGAGGCATTAAAAGCGTTAGAGGATACAGACGTTATTTTCGGCTTTACCGGTGAGCATTCGCCATTTACGATAATGCCAAAAAATGAAGCAGGTGAACTACAACTCATCTTGCCGGTGAGGGCAAGCTAA
- a CDS encoding DUF4158 domain-containing protein has protein sequence MRGKELLTPEQRLELMQVPMDIDERDLGIYYTLTSQDLMFIKSRRRDVNRLGTAIQICVLRHLGWSLPNIKVIPDKVIEYVARQLQVDSSVFSKYGQRENLNYS, from the coding sequence TTGAGAGGAAAGGAACTTCTAACACCTGAGCAAAGACTTGAATTGATGCAGGTTCCTATGGACATTGATGAAAGAGATTTAGGCATTTATTATACGCTTACCTCACAGGATTTAATGTTTATTAAGAGTAGAAGAAGAGACGTTAACCGGCTTGGAACAGCTATTCAAATTTGTGTCCTCCGTCATTTAGGTTGGTCACTCCCCAACATCAAAGTAATTCCAGACAAAGTGATTGAGTACGTTGCTCGCCAACTTCAAGTGGATTCAAGCGTTTTTTCCAAATACGGCCAAAGAGAAAACCTGAATTATTCATAA